Genomic segment of Chelonoidis abingdonii isolate Lonesome George chromosome 5, CheloAbing_2.0, whole genome shotgun sequence:
NNNNNNNNNNNNNNNNNNNNNNNNNNNNNNNNNNNNNNNNNNNNNNNNNNNNNNNNNNNNNNNNNNNNNNNNNNNNNNNNNNNNNNNNNNNNNNNNNNNNNNNNNNNNNNNNNNNNNNNNNNNNNNNNNNNNNNNNNNNNNNNNNNNNNNNNNNNNNNNNNNNNNNNNNNNNNNNNNNNNNNNNNNNNNNNNNNNNNNNNNNNNNNNNNNNNNNNNNNNNNNNNNNNNNNNNNNNNNNNNNNNNNNNNNNNNNNNNNNNNNNNNNNNNNNNNNNNNNNNNNNNNNNNNNNNNNNNNNNNNNNNNNNNNNNNNNNNNNNNNNNNNNNNNNNNNNNNNNNNNNNNNNNNNNNNNNNNNNNNNNNNNNNNNNNNNNNNNNNNNNNNNNNNNNNNNNNNNNNNNNNNNNNNNNNNNNNNNNNNNNNNNNNNNNNNNNNNNNNNNNNNNNNNNNNNNNNNNNNNNNNNNNNNNNNNNNNNNNNNNNNNNNNNNNNNNNNNNNNNNNNNNNNNNNNNNNNNNNNNNNNNNNNNNNNNNNNNNNNNNNNNNNNNNNNNNNNNNNNNNNNNNNNNNNNNNNNNNNNNNNNNNNNNNNNNNNNNNNNNNNNNNNNNNNNNNNNNNNNNNNNNNNNNNNNNNNNNNNNNNNNNNNNNNNNNNNNNNNNNNNNNNNNNNNNNNNNNNNNNNNNNNNNNNNNNNNNNNNNNNNNNNNNNNNNNNNNNNNNNNNNNNNNNNNNNNNNNNNNNNNNNNNNNNNNNNNNNNNNNNNNNNNNNNNNNNNNNNNNNNNNNNNNNNNNNNNNNNNNNNNNNNNNNNNNNNNNNNNNNNNNNNNNNNNNNNNNNNNNNNNNNNNNNNNNNNNNNNNNNNNNNNNNNNNNNNNNNNNNNNNNNNNNNNNNNNNNNNNNNNNNNNNNNNNNNNNNNNNNNNNNNNNNNNNNNNNNNNNNNNNNNNNNNNNNNNNNNNNNNNNNNNNNNNNNNNNNNNNNNNNNNNNNNNNNNNNNNNNNNNNNNNNNNNNNNNNNNNNNNNNNNNNNNNNNNNNNNNNNNNNNNNNNNNNNNNNNNNNNNNNNNNNNNNNNNNNNNNNNNNNNNNNNNNNNNNNNNNNNNNNNNNNNNNNNNNNNNNNNNNNNNNNNNNNNNNNNNNNNNNNNNNNNNNNNNNNNNNNNNNNNNNNNNNNNNNNNNNNNNNNNNNNNNNNNNNNNNNNNNNNNNNNNNNNNNNNNNNNNNNNNNNNNNNNNNNNNNNNNNNNNNNNNNNNNNNNNNNNNNNNNNNNNNNNNNNNNNNNNNNNNNNNNNNNNNNNNNNNNNNNNNNNNNNNNNNNNNNNNNNNNNNNNNNNNNNNNNNNNNNNNNNNNNNNNNNNNNNNNNNNNNNNNNNNNNNNNNNNNNNNNNNNNNNNNNNNNNNNNNNNNNNNNNNNNNNNNNNNNNNNNNNNNNNNNNNNNNNNNNNNNNNNNNNNNNNNNNNNNNNNNNNNNNNNNNNNNNNNNNNNNNNNNNNNNNNNNNNNNNNNNNNNNNNNNNNNNNNNNNNNNNNNNNNNNNNNNNNNNNNNNNNNNNNNNNNNNNNNNNNNNNNNNNNNNNNNNNNNNNNNNNNNNNNNNNNNNNNNNNNNNNNNNNNNNNNNNNNNNNNNNNNNNNNNNNNNNNNNNNNNNNNNNNNNNNNNNNNNNNNNNNNNNNNNNNNNNNNNNNNNNNNNNNNNNNNNNNNNNNNNNNNNNNNNNNNNNNNNNNNNNNNNNNNNNNNNNNNNNNNNNNNNNNNNNNNNNNNNNNNNNNNNNNNNNNNNNNNNNNNNNNNNNNNNNNNNNNNNNNNNNNNNNNNNNNNNNNNNNNNNNNNNNNNNNNNNNNNNNNNNNNNNNNNNNNNNNNNNNNNNNNNNNNNNNNNNNNNNNNNNNNNNNNNNNNNNNNNNNNNNNNNNNNNNNNNNNNNNNNNNNNNNNNNNNNNNNNNNNNNNNNNNNNNNNNNNNNNNNNNNNNNNNNNNNNNNNNNNNNNNNNNNNNNNNNNNNNNNNNNNNNNNNNNNNNNNNNNNNNNNNNNNNNNNNNNNNNNNNNNNNNNNNNNNNNNNNNNNNNNNNNNNNNNNNNNNNNNNNNNNNNNNNNNNNNNNNNNNNNNNNNNNNNNNNNNNNNNNNNNNNNNNNNNNNNNNNNNNNNNNNNNNNNNNNNNNNNNNNNNNNNNNNNNNNNNNNNNNNNNNNNNNNNNNNNNNNNNNNNNNNNNNNNNNNNNNNNNNNNNNNNNNNNNNNNNNNNNNNNNNNNNNNNNNNNNNNNNNNNNNNNNNNNNNNNNNNNNNNNNNNNNNNNNNNNNNNNNNNNNNNNNNNNNNNNNNNNNNNNNNNNNNNNNNNNNNNNNNNNNNNNNNNNNNNNNNNNNNNNNNNNNNNNNNNNNNNNNNNNNNNNNNNNNNNNNNNNNNNNNNNNNNNNNNNNNNNNNNNNNNNNNNNNNNNNNNNNNNNNNNNNNNNNNNNNNNNNNNNNNNNNNNNNNNNNNNNNNNNNNNNNNNNNNNNNNNNNNNNNNNNNNNNNNNNNNNNNNNNNNNNNNNNNNNNNNNNNNNNNNNNNNNNNNNNNNNNNNNNNNNNNNNNNNNNNNNNNNNNNNNNNNNNNNNNNNNNNNNNNNNNNNNNNNNNNNNNNNNNNNNNNNNNNNNNNNNNNNNNNNNNNNNNNNNNNNNNNNNNNNNNNNNNNNNNNNNNNNNNNNNNNNNNNNNNNNNNNNNNNNNNNNNNNNNNNNNNNNNNNNNNNNNNNNNNNNNNNNNNNNNNNNNNNNNNNNNNNNNNNNNNNNNNNNNNNNNNNNNNNNNNNNNNNNNNNNNNNNNNNNNNNNNNNNNNNNNNNNNNNNNNNNNNNNNNNNNNNNNNNNNNNNNNNNNNNNNNNNNNNNNNNNNNNNNNNNNNNNNNNNNNNNNNNNNNNNNNNNNNNNNNNNNNNNNNNNNNNNNNNNNNNNNNNNNNNNNNNNNNNNNNNNNNNNNNNNNNNNNNNNNNNNNNNNNNNNNNNNNNNNNNNNNNNNNNNNNNNNNNNNNNNNNNNNNNNNNNNNNNNNNNNNNNNNNNNNNNNNNNNNNNNNNNNNNNNNNNNNNNNNNNNNNNNNNNNNNNNNNNNNNNNNNNNNNNNNNNNNNNNNNNNNNNNNNNNNNNNNNNNNNNNNNNNNNNNNNNNNNNNNNNNNNNNNNNNNNNNNNNNNNNNNNNNNNNNNNNNNNNNNNNNNNNNNNNNNNNNNNNNNNNNNNNNNNNNNNNNNNNNNNNNNNNNNNNNNNNNNNNNNNNNNNNNNNNNNNNNNNNNNNNNNNNNNNNNNNNNNNNNNNNggcacaagcaatgtttacaccaaataggggagcaggtgccaaaaagtctggctttgcccccaaaaggtgaggtaatgcatattgttgtagaatgcgttcaacactgaatgacaaaagaagaggccagggcaataccggtctggGCAAgtactacaggatgcagacaggaacttatTTCAACAAATGGCACCTAAATATAGTCAAGGGTCTCTGCCTAAGTGCCTAGCTCTGTGTAGAACAAGGAGGATTTCGCATTGGCCTGTATCATTGGGAAAGGCCAGTTGACAATGGTTTGAGTGGTTtgagtctacactgcaaaaaaaaaccaaacccaaacaaaaaaacacaacagcaaGCCTCAGATTGCAAGTCAAACTAACGTGGGCTTACGGGTCTAAAAATAACAGCATAGCTATTGccactggggctggagcccaggctttgaaACCTGGAGAGGAGTTCAGAGCAGTAATGAACTTAAAATAATATCTATATAAAATCAATGCAACGATTCTTACCTTTGTGTAATTTCTTACCCTGAAGCCAGAAAACAAGAAACAGAGAAGTCTGTGAGATCATCCTGATTGTCTCTGACTGGAAATGTTTGTTGATAAACATACAGTGGGAATCAACACATTTAAAAGCTGTTAGAAAGGAAAAGTCACTTGTGTGAATATGCAAAAGGGTCCAATTCTGGTAGTCACCAGGATGATAGCCCCAAGAAAGCTGCTATGAAATATTGAGCTTGTCTGTTTCATGCTGCAATTTcttgtaatgaaaatatttatagaTATGCACCATTCTGGTGTTCAAATGCCCAGACTGAGGCTTATATGGCATAAGGTGGTTACAGTGGTGGATTCGTTATTTAACGAGGGGACTCTATCAACGGCTAGCAGAGCAGGCTGCACTGCTACAGATTTCCGTATATTTAAATAACAATTGAGTGATGTAAGGCGAGTCATACTCCTGTTACAGGTAATCATATGTATTTTATGGAGACTGCTATATGAGTAAGGACTTAGCTGTGGGCTTAAGGGGCACAGTTAATTATGGTTTTTTAAAGATGGTGATCAGGGAAACCCATTCACTctattcttcttcttcctctttcatCAGACCATATCAGTAAAGAAACCTTCTGAAAGCAACTGGCCTGTTTGGCCTGAAATCGCAAACTCATGCCCGGGCAGGATGGCTCCAGCAAAGAAAGGTGGAGAAAAGAAGAAGGGGAGATCTGCTATCAATGAGGTGGTGACTAGGGAATATACCATCAACATTCAAAAACGGATCCATGGCGTGGGATTCAAGAAACGTGCCCCCCCCCGTGCTCTCAAGGAGATCCATAAATTTGTAATGAAGGAGATGGGTACTCCTGATGTACTCATTGAACCCGATTGAACAAAGCAGTTTAGGCCAAAGGGATAAGGAATGTTCCCTACCGCATCCGTGTATGTTTATCCAGAAAATGCAATGAGGATGAAGATTCACCCAACAAACTATACACGCTGGTTACCTATGTATCTGTCACCACTTTCCAAAGTCTACAGTCAGTCAATGTGGATGAAAACTAAACTGCTTTTCAATACAATAAAGTTTTAAAAGTGaaacttcaaaaaaaacaaacaaaaaaagtgctATCAAAATACTGCCATCTACTTGGCAGAGTTGTCTCCAGAATTTTAGTGTTCAAGTATGAAATTGGGTGTGTGCTTTTGTGTATATGCTGTGTTGATGACGATGCTATGTATGTACATAAGTAAACCTAAGGAAATTCTCagacaaaaaaactacattaagatAGAGTTAAGGTTGTCAGTAGTTACCCATAACTTAAGACACGACAAGGATGTTACACTTAACCTAGACCAAAGCATTGTGAAACCAAGGACATTCAGAATTAAGGTTTACCCTTtaaagcatttgattttttttttaagtaagaaaaatgttaagGCAGCCAAATGATCTTAACTGTGTGGTGTAGAGGGAAATATGTGGAAAAActccattttgtctttaaaaatcttTCTAATCAGATCTGGGAAGCTCAAACACTACAATGCTTTAATTACAATGATATGTTAATTGCACCAAATTATTACAGTACATTGTTGCCTCACTGTGTATTTCCATACTGTAACATGTTTCACTGTCTTTTAAATCTATCTTGGATTTTCCTAAGTTTGTAGgttagggattttttttgttttgttttagtttttttgttttggtttgggttttttttttgctataagtACAACTCCTTTGTAATGGATTTTATTCTAAATTACAACTATGTACTTGCAACCAGAACTCCATCTTAATATCGTTTGTATCTCGGAATATTCTCCTCTATGATATAAATGTCTCTTTGTATATTTTTTCACAGCAGAGAGTGTGTTCCCATAACAAAGTTATTTTGGAATTGTgtggggtttgtttatttttttgaaggCTTATTTTGGGCCAAACCTTGTAGAATCCTCAATTATGCAGAGCCAGGATaaaattaaatcaataaaaatattaaaaaactccCTCCACGCTATAGACACAAGTTCAGTTGACAAAGTTTAGCTGAACATGTCAACCTTGTTGAGATGAAAATCTTTGATTTGTTCCCAAATGAAATTGTCTCTGTTGCCCTGGGATTCAAGAGTGGGAATAAAGCAGAGAAAATTGTAGTGAGCCTCAAGTCTCTGTTGATATTCTGTCTAGAGTCTGTGATTAGCCAAACTTTTTGAGTCCTCCTGTGTTCTCTTTTTTATTGTGTGCATGGAGATGGAATAAATCACCTTCTTATTTCATGTTTGACAGAACATTTGAAATGCAGACAGTTACATCCACAACAAACGTTGACTACATTGCACGCAACAGAGAACAGGGAGGTTTTTGTActggtctgtatcactgtgagagGGAAGCTGCCAAACTGCTGACAGTAATAATCTCCAGTATCATCAGCTTCTACGCTGCTGATTGTGAATGTGAAATCAGTGCCAGAGCCACTGCCGCTGAACCTGGCTGGGACCCCCGACTGGAGGCTGGTGGCGTAGTAGATAAGAAGTTTAGGAGGTTGTCCaggtttctgttggtaccagTTTATGTTACTCCCAATGCTTGTACTGGTTTTGCAGTTGATAGAGACTCTCCCTCCCACTGGCACTGCCAAAGATTCCGGGGACTGAGTCATCACAATTTGCCCAGAGGAGTCTGAATAAAGAGAAAAGATGGGTAGGGAATGAACAATGACACAATGCTGCATATGACGAATATTAAAACACTACAATGCAGATTGAATTTGCCAATGTGACTTGACACTAAAACGCAACACATAGAACATTAATTCAGTGAATCCAGTGGCAACATTTCTTATGTTCTGTCACACGGATCATTACATTTTCAAATCCTTTGTTTTCAATTTCTTACCCTGAATCCAGAGAAccagcagccagagaaggggcTTGTGTGAGATCATCTTGCCAGACTGTGGTAGGAAAGGTTTGTTCATAAACCTGCAGTGGAAAATGAAACACTTGTAATTTATAGGCTCAGTTGCTGAGTGAGAAAACGTCATCTCTATGCAAAATACATGTAAATTTACTGCACTTGAGTTGCAGAGCAGAGTTGTGAAATGTTCATATTTGGCTTTTATCCTGCTGCTGTTTCATTTTAGAATGTCGTCGTCAGGCATTTCCAGGGTTGAGAAGGTAATATGCTCAGACAGCTCTGCAAATCTTGCCTGTATCTTTGCAGATCTGACACATCTCCCCTGGATGTTCACTTGGGCTGGGACACCCTTATCTGGACATAAGTCTTCATTTCAGCCCTCTTCATCTCAATACTCACTGGATATCACTCATTCCATGCCTTTGCAGGGTGTCTCATCCTTCTTAGAAAAAGCAGGAATCCCACATGGCTAGTCTCCCCATCTGAGTATTCCCCACAACATCACTCGTAAGGGGTGTTACTTAGTCTAAAAGTTATATTTATAGAAGAATTAAAGAACCTTAGGCCTCATTTACAGAGAGGCTGATCTCCTGCATCTTCCATAACAGAGAGGTCAGAGATCTCAATAGACTTGTCGCTGACCCCCTGACATGGCAAGGCTGGCCCTGGCACAAGGATGGGTTTGGTGTGTGGTAATAAGGGACTGGGTTAACCGTGTGTGCTGTGAGCCAGGTGTTTGCTCCTCTGCTGGGTGCTGTTTCCACACCTATTATATCAAATTATCTGTTAAACAAACCAGCAAATGACAGTATGGTGAGTGGAACTGGAGAAGGAGGGTCAGGTTTGAGGAGGAGCTGTTGGTGGGCTCAGGaaagcaagcaggggcaaggttGCCAGATAAACTCTACAGCCTCCGCGAGTAACTCTGGTTACTCAGGATGTTGAACAAAGGTCTCCTTCCtacagctctgcctgcctgctgcatcacTTACTGCTGACAAACACTAGTAGCAGGGCATCCTGCTTTGTGATCAGGCACTTGCACCATTCTCACCTCACCAAATTATCTGTGCTCTCTAAGTGCCTCCAGGTCTCCTGCCTTTCCACTTTAGACAGGTGTTGTAGCAATATGGCACAAACCCATCCACGGTTCCAGTGAGAGCAACTCTAGCAGAGGTCCTGCTGAGGCCTTTATGTACCTTAAATTGCTCTCTTCTGTTAATTCTCtttgaagcacctgacattggccgctatcagaagacaggatattgggctagatggaccattggtctgacccagtatggccattcctatgtccTTAGCAGGACAATATCAAACTAACGCCGCCCTGTTGATTGACCAAATTCTGTGGACAAGTCTGTCAGTGACCACTAGATGGCAATAGAAAAAGCACTTCAGGAGTGCAGATTTCAGTCAATCCACACAAATTAATCATTCATAGGACGGCCCAAGCAGGTGTGAGCACATTTCCCTGCAGAGTTGCAGTAATGTATGGTCTGCTGCCTCTCTTTACTGTGCTGGGTGTCTCCCCTTTTATGTGTCCAGTTGTACATTTCAATATGCTGCTGATACTGTGAAGCCAATTTTCCACCACAGAAGCCATCTTAGTCCAGACCCCACA
This window contains:
- the LOC116829535 gene encoding LOW QUALITY PROTEIN: large ribosomal subunit protein eL31-like (The sequence of the model RefSeq protein was modified relative to this genomic sequence to represent the inferred CDS: inserted 1 base in 1 codon; substituted 1 base at 1 genomic stop codon); its protein translation is MAPAKKGGEKKKGRSAINEVVTREYTINIQKRIHGVGFKKRAPPRALKEIHKFVMKEMGTPDVLIXTRLNKAVXAKGIRNVPYRIRVCLSRKCNEDEDSPNKLYTLVTYVSVTTFQSLQSVNVDEN